A stretch of the Sphingobacterium thalpophilum genome encodes the following:
- a CDS encoding 2Fe-2S iron-sulfur cluster-binding protein produces the protein MAEAEDVKFKVTIDGIPVEVAPGTTILNAARQIGGDIVPPAMCYYSKLEGSGGKCRTCLVKVSKGSEKDPRPMPKLVASCRTTVMDGMEVQNITSPEVIEARKGVVEILLINHPLDCPICDQAGECKLQDLGYEHGSAETRYEFDRRTFERIDLGDKIQLHMNRCILCYRCVYVANQLTDQRVHGILGRGDHAEISTYIEKAIDNDFSGNVIDVCPVGALTDKTFRFKNRVWFTKPVDAHRDCPTCSGKVTLWYKGEEVIRVTARKDEFGEVEDFICNTCRFEQKKTSDWVLEEPTEIDPHSVISANHYELFNPPSVVKTNPLLQEKNREQLARTEKLK, from the coding sequence ATGGCAGAAGCGGAAGATGTAAAGTTTAAGGTCACTATCGATGGGATACCCGTGGAGGTTGCACCCGGAACAACCATATTGAATGCAGCAAGACAAATCGGTGGCGATATCGTCCCCCCGGCAATGTGTTACTACTCCAAACTGGAGGGAAGTGGAGGGAAGTGCCGTACCTGTCTGGTTAAAGTATCCAAAGGCTCGGAAAAGGATCCCCGGCCCATGCCTAAATTGGTGGCTTCATGCCGTACGACCGTAATGGATGGCATGGAGGTGCAGAATATTACTTCTCCTGAAGTTATCGAAGCCCGAAAAGGAGTGGTAGAGATCCTTTTGATCAATCACCCGCTCGACTGTCCGATCTGTGACCAGGCTGGCGAGTGCAAATTGCAGGATCTGGGTTATGAGCACGGCAGTGCAGAAACGCGCTACGAGTTTGACCGGCGTACCTTCGAACGGATCGATTTGGGTGATAAAATCCAGTTGCACATGAACCGCTGTATCTTATGTTACCGTTGTGTGTATGTGGCCAATCAGCTGACAGACCAGCGCGTACACGGTATTTTGGGCCGTGGGGATCATGCGGAGATATCTACTTATATCGAAAAGGCAATTGACAACGACTTCTCCGGAAATGTCATTGACGTCTGCCCGGTCGGTGCATTGACCGATAAAACTTTCCGTTTTAAAAATCGGGTATGGTTTACCAAACCGGTAGACGCCCATCGCGACTGTCCTACCTGTTCAGGAAAGGTGACACTCTGGTATAAAGGGGAGGAAGTGATACGTGTAACCGCACGTAAGGATGAATTTGGTGAAGTGGAGGATTTTATCTGCAATACCTGCCGCTTTGAACAGAAGAAAACCAGCGACTGGGTGTTGGAAGAGCCGACGGAAATAGATCCGCATTCGGTGATTTCGGCTAACCATTACGAATTGTTTAACCCGCCGTCGGTAGTTAAAACAAATCCACTGTTACAGGAAAAAAATCGCGAACAGTTGGCTAGAACAGAAAAATTGAAATAA
- the nuoK gene encoding NADH-quinone oxidoreductase subunit NuoK — translation METVVQQLQGVPINHYLIFCAIIFAIGVMGVLIRRNVIIIMMSIELMLNAVNLLLAAFSVQHGDSSGQVFVFFIMALAAAEVAVGLAIIIMVYRNTKSVDIDSLNKLRW, via the coding sequence ATGGAAACAGTTGTTCAACAGTTGCAGGGGGTGCCAATTAATCATTATCTGATTTTTTGTGCGATTATTTTCGCTATTGGTGTTATGGGCGTTCTTATCCGCCGCAATGTCATCATTATCATGATGTCCATCGAATTGATGCTCAATGCTGTCAATCTACTCTTGGCGGCATTCTCTGTACAGCACGGCGATTCATCAGGGCAGGTGTTCGTTTTCTTTATCATGGCACTTGCTGCTGCAGAAGTCGCTGTGGGGCTTGCTATTATCATTATGGTATATCGGAATACGAAGTCTGTTGATATCGATTCTTTAAATAAACTTCGTTGGTAG
- the nuoH gene encoding NADH-quinone oxidoreductase subunit NuoH — MEWSFVIEKLILVSIIFVITLVIAMYSTLAERKIAGFMQDRYGPDRAGIFGILQPLCDGGKFFFKEEIIPAGAHKVLFIVGPTIAIITACISSAVIPWGQELQLGDRVVSLQVADVNVGILYMFGVIALGVYGIMLGGWASNNKFSLMGAIRAASQSISYEIAMGLSIIALLMVTQSLSLKEIVAAQSGFVHWNIWAQPLGFIIFMVCAFAECNRVPFDLPECETELVGGYHTEYSSMKLGLYMFSEYINMFVSSALMASLYFGGYNFPFMHDLGLSANWITIIGVLVFFLKIFGFIFFFMWVRWTLPRFRYDQLMNLGWKMLIPLAIANIVLTGVFTLIKDTYFS; from the coding sequence ATGGAGTGGTCTTTTGTTATAGAAAAATTGATATTGGTGTCCATTATTTTCGTGATTACATTGGTCATTGCGATGTATTCGACACTTGCTGAACGAAAAATAGCCGGTTTTATGCAGGATCGGTATGGGCCCGATCGCGCTGGGATATTTGGAATTTTACAGCCGCTGTGTGATGGCGGAAAGTTCTTCTTTAAGGAAGAGATTATACCCGCAGGAGCACATAAAGTCTTATTTATCGTCGGGCCTACCATCGCTATTATAACGGCCTGTATCAGTTCGGCGGTCATCCCTTGGGGGCAGGAACTGCAATTGGGCGATCGGGTCGTTTCCTTGCAGGTGGCTGATGTCAATGTGGGTATCTTATATATGTTTGGTGTGATTGCATTGGGCGTGTATGGCATCATGTTGGGAGGCTGGGCGTCCAATAATAAGTTTTCACTAATGGGGGCTATCCGTGCGGCTTCGCAGAGTATCAGCTATGAGATCGCCATGGGACTTTCTATCATTGCATTGTTGATGGTAACGCAGAGCCTGTCACTGAAAGAAATTGTTGCTGCGCAATCGGGGTTTGTCCACTGGAATATCTGGGCGCAACCCTTAGGTTTCATCATTTTTATGGTCTGTGCATTTGCGGAATGTAATCGTGTCCCCTTTGATCTGCCGGAATGTGAGACCGAGCTGGTCGGTGGATACCATACCGAATATTCTTCCATGAAATTGGGATTATATATGTTTTCCGAATACATCAATATGTTTGTCTCTTCGGCGTTGATGGCATCGTTGTATTTTGGCGGCTATAATTTTCCTTTTATGCATGATCTGGGGTTGTCGGCCAATTGGATCACCATCATCGGGGTGCTGGTATTCTTCTTAAAGATATTTGGATTCATCTTTTTCTTTATGTGGGTACGCTGGACCTTGCCGCGGTTCCGCTATGACCAGCTGATGAATCTGGGCTGGAAGATGTTAATACCATTAGCAATAGCGAATATTGTACTTACTGGTGTATTTACATTGATTAAAGATACTTATTTCTCATAA
- a CDS encoding NuoI/complex I 23 kDa subunit family protein, translating to MQLSNRKKVIEQKPMTFSERIYFPAIIRGLRITLRHFFKKIPTVKYPEEIRPYSKNFRGQHSLKRDEEGRERCTACGLCALSCPAEAITMTAAERKKGEEHLYREEKYASVYEINMLRCIFCGLCEEACPKEAIYLDGPHVTADYLRKDFIYGKDKLVEPKFDITKLKS from the coding sequence ATGCAACTGAGCAATCGTAAAAAAGTAATTGAGCAAAAACCGATGACATTTTCCGAACGGATTTACTTCCCGGCAATTATTAGAGGTTTGCGGATTACGCTGAGACATTTTTTTAAGAAAATTCCCACTGTCAAATATCCTGAGGAAATAAGGCCTTATTCGAAGAATTTTAGAGGGCAACACTCGCTCAAGCGCGATGAGGAAGGCCGCGAACGCTGCACCGCCTGTGGCCTATGTGCACTTTCCTGCCCTGCGGAAGCGATTACGATGACTGCAGCCGAGCGCAAGAAGGGTGAGGAACATCTTTATCGGGAGGAAAAATATGCTTCTGTCTATGAAATTAATATGTTGCGCTGTATTTTTTGCGGCTTATGTGAGGAGGCCTGTCCGAAAGAAGCGATCTATCTGGACGGCCCGCATGTGACGGCTGATTACCTGCGCAAGGATTTTATTTATGGCAAGGATAAGCTGGTCGAACCGAAGTTTGATATAACCAAATTAAAGAGCTAA
- a CDS encoding NADH-quinone oxidoreductase subunit J family protein gives MTVFYFVAFLSIFFALMTIFTKNPVHSVLYLVITFFTFTVHYILLNAQFLAVVNFIVYMGAIMVLFLFVLMLLNLNKDTEPMKSNLVKFMGVIAGCCLLVTFFGVYRVFEISSPLAVVNPEIGLVKNLGKVLFDEFLLPFELSSLLLLTAMIGAILLAKKEPKQI, from the coding sequence ATGACAGTATTTTATTTTGTAGCCTTCTTGTCTATTTTCTTTGCCCTGATGACCATTTTTACCAAGAATCCGGTACACAGTGTATTGTATCTGGTCATTACTTTTTTCACATTTACGGTACATTACATCCTGTTGAATGCGCAGTTTTTGGCCGTAGTTAACTTTATTGTCTACATGGGAGCCATCATGGTGCTCTTTTTGTTTGTACTGATGCTGCTCAATCTGAATAAGGATACCGAACCGATGAAATCCAATCTGGTTAAGTTTATGGGGGTGATTGCGGGTTGCTGCTTGTTGGTCACGTTTTTTGGGGTCTACCGCGTATTTGAAATCTCCAGTCCGCTGGCTGTGGTAAATCCCGAAATTGGGCTGGTGAAAAATTTGGGCAAGGTGTTGTTTGATGAATTTTTGCTTCCTTTCGAGTTGTCTTCTTTATTGTTATTGACAGCGATGATCGGAGCGATATTATTAGCTAAGAAAGAACCTAAACAAATCTAA
- the nuoL gene encoding NADH-quinone oxidoreductase subunit L: MSELVWLIPLLPLIGFIVNGLGRNVLSKGIIGALGSAVVLISFVCSCVLFLEVYQSRQSGQDGIIQQHLFDWISVGHLNIGLSFLVDPLSAIMLLIVTGIGFLIHIYSIGYMQQDSGFGKFFAYLNLFIFFMLLLVLGSNYLVMFIGWEGVGLCSYLLIGFWYKNKSYASAAKKAFVMNRIGDLGFLLAVFLILGTFGSLEFSTVFPAAKNFAAGDMTVVSITILLFIAATGKSAQIPLFTWLPDAMAGPTPVSALIHAATMVTAGIYMIARSNVLFVLSPFTLQLITVIAIGTALLAAAIALTQNDIKKVLAYSTVSQLGYMFLGLGVGAFTGAFFHVLTHAFFKALLFLGAGSVIHGMSDEQDMRKMGGLKKAMPVTFITMLIGTIAISGIPPFSGFFSKDEILANAFAANPVLWILGFIGALMTTFYMFRMLFMTFYGPFRGNDEQKHHLHESPKSMTLPLIVLAILSIVGGAINFPAVLGGNHWLEDFLQPVFAESKALVPMVQHLEHSTEYMLMAISVVGVLIMVAWAYARYVKGQQIPSQDGQPRGFLANLSYRKFYVDELYDAVVVRPIHWLSSFLGTIVDRNGIDGMVNGAGKAAFDTGKVLRLLQNGNVGFYLLMMVIGVIAIFVYGFLSL; this comes from the coding sequence ATGAGTGAATTAGTTTGGTTGATTCCCCTTTTACCTTTAATTGGGTTTATAGTAAATGGATTGGGCAGAAATGTTCTCTCCAAAGGTATAATCGGTGCTTTAGGCAGTGCTGTTGTTCTTATTTCTTTTGTTTGTAGCTGCGTTCTTTTCCTCGAAGTGTATCAGTCAAGACAGAGCGGGCAAGACGGTATTATCCAGCAGCATCTATTTGACTGGATTTCGGTCGGACATTTAAACATTGGACTTTCCTTTCTGGTGGATCCGCTCAGTGCGATCATGCTGTTGATTGTGACCGGAATCGGTTTTTTGATCCACATCTATTCCATCGGCTATATGCAGCAGGATAGTGGATTTGGGAAGTTTTTTGCTTATCTGAATCTATTTATCTTCTTCATGCTTCTGCTGGTATTAGGATCCAATTATCTGGTGATGTTTATTGGCTGGGAAGGTGTCGGACTTTGTTCCTATCTACTGATCGGCTTTTGGTATAAAAACAAGTCCTATGCCAGCGCTGCCAAGAAGGCCTTCGTCATGAACCGGATCGGAGATCTGGGTTTTTTGCTGGCTGTGTTTCTCATCTTGGGGACGTTCGGCTCGCTTGAATTTTCCACGGTATTCCCTGCGGCAAAAAACTTTGCTGCCGGCGACATGACGGTAGTCAGTATCACTATTCTGTTGTTTATCGCTGCTACGGGTAAATCCGCGCAGATACCCTTGTTTACCTGGCTGCCAGATGCCATGGCAGGGCCTACGCCGGTATCAGCCTTAATACACGCTGCAACCATGGTGACCGCGGGGATCTATATGATTGCCCGCTCAAATGTACTGTTTGTGCTTTCACCCTTTACGTTGCAGCTGATCACGGTCATCGCGATAGGTACGGCACTGCTTGCAGCGGCTATAGCGCTGACACAGAATGATATCAAAAAGGTATTGGCTTATTCAACAGTTTCGCAATTGGGCTACATGTTTCTCGGCCTCGGGGTAGGCGCTTTTACAGGTGCATTCTTTCATGTGCTGACCCATGCATTCTTTAAAGCACTCCTGTTTCTCGGCGCTGGCTCTGTCATCCATGGGATGAGTGATGAGCAGGACATGCGCAAGATGGGCGGGTTGAAAAAAGCAATGCCAGTTACGTTTATTACGATGCTGATCGGTACGATCGCAATTTCCGGTATTCCTCCGTTCTCAGGTTTCTTTTCGAAAGATGAAATCCTGGCGAATGCATTTGCCGCGAATCCCGTTTTATGGATTTTAGGATTTATCGGTGCATTGATGACTACTTTTTATATGTTTAGGATGCTGTTCATGACCTTCTATGGTCCGTTTAGAGGTAACGATGAACAGAAGCATCATTTACACGAATCGCCTAAGAGCATGACATTGCCTTTGATTGTGTTAGCCATACTTTCGATTGTCGGCGGAGCCATCAATTTTCCTGCTGTTTTAGGTGGTAACCATTGGCTTGAAGACTTTCTCCAGCCAGTGTTTGCTGAAAGCAAAGCCTTGGTCCCGATGGTTCAGCACTTGGAACACAGCACGGAATATATGTTGATGGCGATTTCCGTGGTGGGCGTACTGATCATGGTTGCATGGGCCTATGCCCGATACGTCAAGGGTCAGCAAATACCTTCGCAGGATGGCCAACCTCGTGGGTTTCTGGCCAATCTGTCTTACCGGAAGTTTTATGTGGATGAACTTTATGATGCAGTGGTCGTGCGCCCAATCCATTGGTTATCGTCGTTTTTGGGCACTATCGTGGATCGGAATGGCATTGATGGGATGGTGAATGGAGCGGGTAAAGCTGCATTTGATACGGGTAAGGTGCTACGACTGCTTCAAAATGGAAATGTTGGTTTTTATTTATTGATGATGGTTATTGGGGTAATTGCCATTTTCGTCTATGGGTTTTTGAGTCTTTAA